GTATTGAAGGCCGTCACCGTATCCGTAATGCCCTTTATCGTAACGGCCTGTTCCTCGTAATTTGCCACCATGCCACGCACCTTCGCGTGCGTCTCCAAAATGCGGCCTGATAATCCCTTGGGAGACAGCAGGTCAGGCGCTTGAAAAATCGCCCCGTTGCCGGCGGCCAATGCAGTCGGAATAACAGCTTCAATCTGACTAAAAATCGCAGCTTGCATTGCCTGACTATACCACGTTCTGATTGACAGGCACAATTATCGCCATTCGTTACGTCTGCTTTGAATGCTTTGGGTGACACATCCGCCGTATTCCCGATCCGATCGATCGCGTTGAAATCTGCCCAGTAATCGTCCAGCAAGCGTAGCAAGCGTAGCAAGCGTAGGATGGGCAGAGCGCTTGCGAAGCCCATCAACTTCAACCCGGTCAAACACGGAAAATCACACCTTCCGCCGTAGTCGGCCCGGCGCAAGATCGATAAACTGCCTCCAACTCGACCAACAAGGAACATCACATGCGCCTGATCCTCGCGATCCTGCTCCCCTGGGTCCAGTTCTTCACCATCGGCAGACCGTTCGCCGGACTTATCTGCCTCGTCCTGCAGATCACCCTGATCGGCTGGATTCCCGCCGCTATCTGGTCGGTTTACGCACTCAGCCAGTACAAGACCGATGAGAAAATCAGGAACGCCTCACGCTGGTAACGACAGCGCCTGCCACCGCGCCCTCGCCCGCGCCCTCTACCCGGCGGACTGGCATCCCCCGGCCGCCCCTCACAAACAGCGGTTATTAACCATGCAGCAATCAAACTCGATCATCTTGAGAAGCCGCCCGCTGTTCAACGGAAAAAACCCGCTCGGTGAAAAACCCTGCGCCTGCAAACCCGAGCATGTCCGGGAAATCGGTCATCCCGTCATAAATCTGCTCACCCCTTCGACTGCGTAAGAATCGCCAGCCAATCCTTCC
This sequence is a window from Acidiphilium acidophilum. Protein-coding genes within it:
- a CDS encoding YqaE/Pmp3 family membrane protein, translated to MRLILAILLPWVQFFTIGRPFAGLICLVLQITLIGWIPAAIWSVYALSQYKTDEKIRNASRW